Proteins from one Nitrospirota bacterium genomic window:
- the rlmB gene encoding 23S rRNA (guanosine(2251)-2'-O)-methyltransferase RlmB — protein sequence MKIRKTELIGRLRLDSEWLYGLNPVREALRAGRNIKCIFISYRRKDSVKEIKELAEKKEIPVIFKDAVFFDSRFKKGHQGIAAEVHHKEYTTLNEMLEIPFSNKEIPLFLIIDCLEDPRNLGAILRVADAAGVHGIVLQSHRSVTLSSEVSKVSAGAVEYVPVTMVSNIKHAINKMKETGIMIIGAEAESDKEFWQIDFIQPLAIVIGSEGKGIRKTVSEKCDIIVRIPMFGRINSLNVSVATGIILFEILRQRIFNNEKNKEIMRK from the coding sequence TTGAAGATAAGAAAGACAGAACTGATTGGAAGGTTAAGATTGGATAGTGAATGGTTGTATGGATTGAACCCTGTCAGAGAGGCATTAAGAGCAGGCAGAAATATTAAATGTATCTTTATATCTTACAGAAGAAAAGATAGTGTGAAAGAGATTAAAGAACTGGCAGAGAAAAAAGAGATTCCTGTAATTTTTAAAGATGCAGTTTTCTTCGATTCACGATTCAAAAAAGGACATCAAGGGATTGCAGCAGAGGTTCATCACAAAGAATATACAACTTTGAATGAAATGCTTGAGATACCTTTCAGTAATAAAGAAATCCCCTTATTTTTAATAATCGATTGTCTTGAAGACCCGAGGAATTTGGGTGCTATATTAAGAGTGGCTGATGCCGCAGGTGTTCATGGTATTGTTTTGCAATCTCATAGATCCGTTACTCTAAGTTCTGAGGTGTCAAAGGTTTCTGCTGGAGCTGTTGAATATGTTCCAGTAACAATGGTATCGAATATAAAACATGCGATAAACAAGATGAAAGAGACTGGAATAATGATAATAGGAGCTGAAGCAGAATCAGATAAAGAATTTTGGCAAATAGATTTTATACAACCACTTGCAATTGTTATTGGTTCAGAAGGGAAAGGAATAAGAAAAACTGTTAGTGAAAAATGTGACATAATAGTAAGAATACCGATGTTTGGGAGAATAAATTCTTTGAATGTTTCAGTAGCTACTGGAATAATCCTTTTTGAGATATTGCGTCAAAGAATATTTAATAATGAAAAAAACAAAGAAATAATGAGAAAATAG